The Parus major isolate Abel chromosome 8, Parus_major1.1, whole genome shotgun sequence nucleotide sequence ATCACAGAAAGAACCTGTGTCCTTTTCCTGATAAAGAATTTATCCTCCTTGGCACTGAAGGAATATGGTTAATTTGTTGATTCCCATAAGCCAGATTTCACCAGCAGCCTGCCAGAAGGCACAGGGCAGACCTGTCTCAGACATTTGGTacttacatatatatttttagtagTTTGAGAATTGTTATTGtaaatgtttgtattttgatAATTAGAGGGAGAAAGCCGGTCTTGTTCCAGTATTAGCTTTTGGAACAAATACGTCCTTGGTATTTTGATCATCTTTTTCCACATCATGCAACTTACTTAACTTTACTTGGCCTTACAGGTAACCCTAAAATCACAGATGTGGGAATTGGATACCTTCTTTCTTTCAAGAAATTGAATTGTTTGGACATTTCTGGGGCAGGTCTCAAGGTAAAAATCATCAGGACAAGTTTACTGGACAAGTGTAATAGAAGTTCTTGCCCTCTGACagctttatttccctttttcccaggaTGTTGATGCTGTCATAAAGCGGCTCCAAACACAGATAGGCCTGGTTCACTCTAAAGTGCCTCTGAAAGAATTTGATCACAGTAACTGCAAAACAGAGGGATGGGCAGAACAGGTAAGGGGGGGTTAAACGTGTTTTACTCTCTAAAAATTTGCcttatagaaaacaaaatcactgaATAGGAAAGAACAAGGGATGGAGTTGTTTCCAATGATAGTTCTGTAAATTTTACAAGACACACTTTAACTGCTTCATCTGTTCTTCCAGACAGTTCTGCAGTGGGAACAGGCAGTTATGGAGGCCATGAAGCCCCAGGACAACTTGAGATCCAGAGTAGCAACTCTTCACTTCTGTACGTAACTGCATGGACACCagagttaatttattttcttttctacaggGAGTATTTCCATACTTTTTGGGGTTATAGTACAAATAGTGGAATTTCACTGTGGAATTTCAGCACTTTGTGTAACTGCATTACAGTGTACTTGAGTTTTTTCATTCATTAGATTGCTGGATAATTCAAGTACAGCACATATAACAACAgagttttttccttaaaattctgAGTCCAAAatataaacagtatttttccctctgcacatATCCAAGTTGGCTTGGCCAAAACAATTTGTACAACAAAGTTACACATTTTACAGCATAATTGTGTTTTTCCCAAAATctaaacttgatttttttttttgttttgcttgtagATGGCAAGACACACAGAATAAAGGAAGTAGTCAAATGCACACTGGTGGAGCCAGAAACTAAAGCATCTGGAAACTTGCAGTTTTATaaggaaaacattcagaattGCCATTTACCTTTGAAAAAGGAGGTTGCAGGCAGCCATGAattaaagaacaataaaaaaagagctttgtctgaacaagagagagaaaggactTCCAAACAGAAGCATCTGTGCCTCACTGTGGAGGACTGGGATTTGTTAAATACCTACTGAGTCAGAAAGAAGTGTCTCTTTTGTTTGTTCTCTTGCTGATGACAGGATTTGGACATACTGAGAGGGAGTGACAAAGGAGACAAGTTAAATTTGGTTGCTGTGACTTGCCTGTGGGGTAacctgtgctggggaagggatAGAGACAAGAAGGTTGGTAATGCTACTGTATATTTTCAATACatgataattttttcaaataaagtttTTGTTGTCATCCTTAACTAACTCTTCTGATGAAGGCATTTTTTACCAAAACAGCTGGTCCtatccctgctcctctcctgcctctcgAGGGGCAGGACACGAATCACTGCAGCTCATCTGAAATGAAGCTGCACTGGGTTTGTCAAGTGCCATGGGATGTTTacagtgctgctggaacagaaacCTCAGCCCAAAAGCATCAGGCTGTGCTGATGGGGCTGTGGCAAAGGGAGGGAGAACAAAGGATAAGCACAGACCTCTGGGAAGGGAGGCAGAGGCAGTATCACCTTGCCAACAGCCGTTGCAGAAGCCCAAAGTGGAACACAAGTCccctttctttctcattttagCCCAGGAAATGAGAGCTGGAATGAGGTTACTGTAGAGATTATGCTCTGCAGTTGTAATACATTCTCCCTTACAAGCAAATTCACTGCATTTGACATCATTCTGTGGtttaaaaaccattttcagTGTGCCTGCAATACACAGTGTGCTTCTCCATCTGGAAACATTGAGGGgcatttttaattcaaatattgATTATGCAGATCAGCTGTAAATCACCTGAACACTCAGACCTGTTTTGTGTTGGTCTGTGCAGCTGTAATGCTGCAGGTAACTGTTTAACATTGAATCCCTGACCTGAGTGTTTCCATCAAAACTGGCTGAGGTGCAGAGTGTTCATCATTTTCCTCTTGGGCCTCATGAGGCCAAGGATTTTCTCCAGGTTTCCCCTACTAGTGCTTCTTCAGAGGATATCTTCTTTTTACACTGCTGTTTACCATAATCCATCaccaagaaaagcagcacatcCTTGGAAACCATGAAGAGGCCAAGAAAATGAACTTCAGCTCAAAAATGCATAAAGAACAAAACCCCTTTGTCTTTTCCTTACTGCAGAATTTTCCTCAAAAAAggaacacaaacaaacaaacaaacaaaacaggcaACACAAAACACTTGCATTCAAATCCcactttcttttcccagaaaCTCAAGGCTATTAATACCTTCCCCTGACAACTACATCAGCTCTCTGCTGAGACAAATAATGGCACAAATTGTGACTCAAAACAGCGGCTCAGAGGGGAGGAAGATGTGAAATCTTCCCCCTCAAGCTGCTTCTGATGCCACCACGGAATTTTTGGCCACCCCCCTTCCAGCACTGGAGATGTGCTGATCTGACCATGGAGAGATGCACATTTTTTCACCAATCCTATTTTTACCAATCCCATTCCCTAAGCCCTGTGCTAAGCATGAGTGTTCTTGTATTAGTTTTTTAACAGCTGATTAGTTCAATCCTTACTGCACAGAGACAACATTTCacaggcagaagaaaacaagctgTGCACCCtggccaggcctggagagggACAGGTGAGTAAAAGAAGCTTTAACATTCCCCATGCAGGATTTTGCCATTTCATTTCAGGTGAACTGTGAGTCACAATACTGTAAAGCTATTTATAAAAAGATCTCTCCGATTTCCAGCTATATCCCAGTGACAAATTCGAAGCAACATTCACCATTGATCTGAGTTACAgtgacaggcagagctgcagatcACAGGACAGAGAAGAGATGAGTGAAcaggggtttatttttaaatatctgtgaCCTGGGGTGGCAATGGGAAAAAGATCACCTCATGTTTATTTTGGGCCCAGAAAAGTAAGAGTACTCACTGTAAATGTGGGGTTTTCCTCGATATTTTAGACACAGATGAGATTTtcaaaggagcagagaaaaccTCAGCTTTCTTAAATGTCAGTGTCATGTCCATACCTATATCCTGCGGACTGCTTCGAAGGCTTGACTGCCTGACCCTGCCGTGctggcagagaaacaaaacaaggagCAAACAGATCCAGTGTCATCCCACACcaccctgggagcagcagttgattttctgctgctctctgctccaaGGCTGAGACTTCTTATTCCTCCTTTCTTTGCCAACTTCAGTGAGACCTATCCCATCTCCATGGCTGTTCTCAACCTGCTGCTGCAAAACTGCACAGCCCTGAGTGAAGAGCAGGTTATTTACATGCTagttccctgccctggctgtcaCAGGGACATGATTTATCCCCCAAAACCCTGAAACTTCTCCAGTTTTCCATGTCATTACGCTCTCTGTGTTGGCCCTCATGGTTTGAgaagggagcaggaggtggcctgagcagcagctcctcacgGTGTCACTCCCAGCACAGCATTCCCAAGGAAGTGTCCTGGGAGCATCCACACAGAGCCCTCAAAGTCActgctgaaacaaaaaagaacacatTGCAGATGTGCTCTGAACACAAATAGAAGCTTCTCCTCCTGCCAGTGAAGATCAGGATGATGGAGATGTGTTGGAGGCTCACCtcactcagctcctgctgctcggGGCGGTTTTCAGTGTCCCTCCCGTGGCTCACTCTGGTCCCAGGGTGGGCAGAGGAGAATCCCctggcccagggctgtgccagcagtgcctggtgAAGCGTCTCCAGCGTGGCACCAAGTCAGTGCTGCCCGTGCAGGAAGCGTCACCTTCTCGTGGCAGCAGACTCCTGGcagctgtcccacagccagTGTCCAGCCAAGGGCTGCCACGCACCCCTGGGCCCTGCTGGGACCATTTCCTTGGGCTGGGGCTTCCCAAGGgggtggcagggcaggagcccaAGGCTCCAGGGTGACGTGTGGGAAgtgccctgctgtccccagcagggatgggcacaggaTTCAGGCTGTGCAGACGAACTCGTCGGACcagcccaggcagtgctggatgCCATCCCGGCACAGCCTCctggggatgcaggagcagaACTCGTAGtgcacagggctgcagctccaccaCTCCTGCCCACACGGGGGGCAGGCAGCCactgggaaggacagaaaacaggggactgaaatgctgctgctgctgcactgaccccctccctccctcctcccatgGGTAAAATCCTTTCATCCCccagcagaaaagctgctggtgaCAGCCCTGTGACTGTGAGCCCACCAAAGCAGACACTGGCTTGGTGCTACCTGTGGGAGAAACCAGAGTGTGACATTGCAATGACCTTCATGGCAGAGAGGCCATCCTGGGGGGAACAactaattgtaattttttttcttcctccccctcttttttttttttccaaaaccacGGGGGTGACTTAGGAACAAATCTGCTGCTCATTCTAGCAAGactcagctcctgcccagcttgGAGATCCACCCATCTGCTGACCAAAAGCCAGTTTGAATGGTTGCTACAAACTACAGCCACAAATCCCGATGAAACTGCTCCACATCAGCAAGCCATGGAGGAAGAGCAAtttcagggacagggagcaaACCACAGAGCCTTTCCCCTCTCAGGTGCCACCAGGTTCTGTCACAGAAGCCTCAGCAGCGAGGGGGATGGTTCACACTCACCCCATCCCAGCTAGCCTGTGTTTTAGTGGTGGATGCCAGCCTCCAGGCATTGCCAGCAGCATCCACGAGCACCACACCTGCACAAGCTGTCACAACCCCTCAGCAGAAAAGACAGGAGCCAGCAGTCAGACTTACAGCTCCACGTCTCATCAGAGCAGTCCCCGCAGTCGTTCATCCTGTCACACCTCTGGTCAGCATAAACCCAGGATCTGGGGTTACTGCAGTAGAAAACCAGGTACCCTGGGAGGCTGTGGGGCAAGTCACCTGCAGGGGCACACACACAGGACGTGCTTAGCTCCCCCAGACACACCAGGGGTGGCACACACCAAAGGCTGCTCCAGGACACTTCCCCTGCAGCATCAAATGAATGGGAACAAATGGGAAGCTCTGTCATCGCACACAGGAAGTCTGCCCCcagtttctgctttatttcattttttccccagggtGACTGAACAATAAATTACCCATATAGGCATACAACTTCAGTgatggttttaaatttttaaaaaccaacatcatggtttttaaaattttcctagGAAGATCAGAAGAGCTTGGAGTCTTTAATTCCTGGCATTCCTGCTAGGTTTTGGGCAGTGCCATCTCTCAGCATCTGCCCTGCAAAGGCTCTACCAGGCTTATCTGCTCACACAGGCAGCcagaagcacagagcagggtTAGAGgaagcacagctgctgtctcACAGCTGGAAGACCAGTGCAGGGGGAATGCTCACAACAAAACCActcaccacagagctgctcctgctcatccTCTCCATTCCTGCAGTTGCTGACCCTGTCACAGACCCAGCTGGCTGGGACACAGGTCACTCTGTCATCACACAAGAAGCCTGTCTTGTTATTAGGGGCTGTGCAGAAGCGGCTCACTGTGGGGAAAGcaagaaaatctttattttccagaatttttgtGATACAAGGAATAGATCAAGGGGAGTAAAGGGGggtttccaaaattaattttttgttctggAAATACCATGGGGCCAGGATTAATTTCTGAGAGGTTCATGGCAGAATCTGAAAACCACACCAGAAGTCTAAAGCATGGCAGTGCTACCCAGAGTTATCCCTGCCCCAcggagcagcacagcagagccagggagtgGCTGGTGGCCATTTGGGCTGAGCAAAGCTGGTACAGCCCCCCCACCCTgctcatcccttcccttcctcctgctctgtgctggagagCACCATTAAACACACAGTGATGGACACGAGGGCTCTGCTCATGCAGCACCATTTCTGACCCTCCTTACCAAAAAAATAACCACTCTTGGGATACAAACAACAGTGTGTTTGTAAAACAAACACTAACCTGGTGCCCGTGGCAGGAGTGCCAGTGCC carries:
- the LDLRAD1 gene encoding low-density lipoprotein receptor class A domain-containing protein 1; this encodes MNKTHPQRNGDVADFGSTESSGERGPSSVPQLSLLPPPGRCHPCGARTGCTQRHLCISAVLLLILTAALALGVALALLPRAPVSRFCTAPNNKTGFLCDDRVTCVPASWVCDRVSNCRNGEDEQEQLCGDLPHSLPGYLVFYCSNPRSWVYADQRCDRMNDCGDCSDETWSLAACPPCGQEWWSCSPVHYEFCSCIPRRLCRDGIQHCLGWSDEFVCTA